In one window of Romboutsia hominis DNA:
- a CDS encoding magnesium transporter CorA family protein, with the protein MIRYYKTIDNKLEKLNSFENGCWINLVEPNQNEISEIVDLLNIDEDSVRSALDEEERSRIDVEDNHTLILIDIPVDESDVNSTHYTTIPIGIIMCENAILTVCSAQTKIINDFIVGHIKEFYTYKKTRFILQILHKNASYYLYYLRKINKITTVIEKEVTKSMKNKELIQLLELEKSLVYFSTSLKAIELVLNKMVRTTSIKKYSDDEDLLEDVIVENKQALEMATIYGDILSRIMDAFSAIISNNQNNVMQFLTSVTLITTIPTIVSGFFGMNVGGIPYANHINGFWIVMVITALICLVVTFFMSRNKLL; encoded by the coding sequence ATGATAAGATACTATAAGACTATTGACAACAAATTAGAAAAGTTAAATTCATTTGAAAATGGCTGTTGGATAAATCTTGTTGAACCTAATCAAAATGAAATAAGTGAGATAGTTGATTTATTAAATATAGATGAAGATAGTGTAAGATCTGCTCTTGATGAGGAGGAACGCTCTAGAATAGATGTCGAAGATAATCATACACTTATACTTATTGATATCCCAGTTGATGAAAGTGATGTAAATTCAACTCATTATACTACTATTCCTATTGGTATAATAATGTGTGAAAATGCAATACTTACTGTATGTTCTGCTCAAACTAAAATTATAAATGATTTTATTGTAGGCCATATAAAAGAATTTTACACTTATAAAAAAACTAGGTTTATACTTCAAATTCTTCATAAAAATGCTAGTTATTATTTATATTATCTAAGAAAAATAAATAAAATAACTACCGTTATAGAAAAAGAAGTTACTAAATCTATGAAAAATAAAGAACTTATACAGCTTCTAGAACTTGAAAAATCATTAGTTTATTTTTCTACTTCTTTAAAAGCTATAGAACTAGTTTTAAATAAAATGGTTCGTACTACTAGTATAAAAAAATACTCTGACGATGAAGATTTGCTAGAAGATGTTATAGTTGAAAATAAACAGGCTTTAGAGATGGCCACTATATATGGAGATATATTAAGTAGAATTATGGATGCTTTTAGTGCTATTATTAGTAATAATCAAAATAATGTTATGCAGTTTTTAACATCTGTTACTCTTATAACTACTATACCTACTATTGTATCTGGTTTCTTTGGAATGAACGTTGGAGGTATTCCTTATGCAAATCATATTAATGGATTTTGGATTGTAATGGTTATTACTGCTTTAATTTGCTTAGTTGTTACATTCTTTATGTCTAGAAATAAGCTATTATAA
- a CDS encoding GntR family transcriptional regulator, with protein sequence MDLKIDNKFSIYTQIIKYIKRKKVIGKLNSGDIIPSRREMGLELNVNLNTVQKAYKEMEEMGIINTFKNYQSTITIDENILKNIKSELINESLNEFIENMKAINVSKEEVLQIIKEKF encoded by the coding sequence TTGGATTTAAAAATAGATAACAAATTTTCTATATATACTCAGATAATAAAATATATAAAAAGAAAAAAAGTAATAGGAAAACTAAATTCTGGAGATATAATACCATCAAGAAGAGAGATGGGATTAGAACTTAATGTAAATTTAAATACAGTACAAAAGGCATATAAGGAGATGGAGGAAATGGGAATAATAAATACATTTAAAAACTATCAAAGCACTATAACGATAGATGAAAATATACTTAAAAATATAAAATCAGAATTAATAAATGAATCTCTAAATGAATTTATAGAAAATATGAAAGCAATAAATGTAAGTAAGGAAGAGGTACTACAAATAATTAAAGAAAAATTTTAG
- a CDS encoding AI-2E family transporter, giving the protein MKVEWNNKYTTISVYAIIVICCSLLFFNILDKLPAFTENLSWVMSTLQPFVIGFVIAYLLNFILVFFEEKILVFDSIKNMKQKGKRAISLLLTYTTAFIILYLFIQFVLPQLVDSVVGLVNDIPTYVNNVTVFIESLTKNIDLNNEYMTIAVGKWNEFIDYTIKIISNLIPVLGGMLKTTASGVWNIVLGLIISIYMLIDKEKFCGLSKKVTYAIFNKARADKAIELTNRANDTFGKFLSGKIIDSAIIGVLTFIVLTIFKMPYTLLISVIIGITNIIPFFGPFFGAIPSVIIIMFVSPIKALWFILIIIIIQQLDGNVIGPKILGDSIGISAFWILFSLLVAGKLLGLVGMIIGVPLFAWLYSIVKEIVEYRLKKKGLPEDTEKYM; this is encoded by the coding sequence ATGAAAGTTGAATGGAATAACAAATATACTACTATATCGGTGTATGCGATTATAGTTATATGCTGTAGTTTATTGTTTTTTAATATATTAGACAAACTACCAGCATTTACTGAAAACTTAAGTTGGGTTATGTCAACATTACAACCTTTTGTTATAGGATTTGTAATAGCATATTTACTTAACTTTATACTAGTATTTTTTGAAGAAAAAATTTTAGTGTTTGATTCAATTAAAAACATGAAACAAAAAGGTAAAAGAGCTATAAGTTTATTATTAACTTACACAACAGCTTTTATAATACTTTATTTATTTATACAATTTGTGTTACCACAGTTAGTAGACAGTGTGGTAGGACTTGTTAATGACATACCAACATATGTAAATAATGTAACTGTATTCATAGAAAGTCTAACTAAAAATATAGATTTAAACAATGAATATATGACTATAGCTGTAGGTAAGTGGAACGAATTTATAGACTATACTATAAAAATAATATCTAATTTAATTCCGGTACTTGGAGGCATGTTAAAAACTACTGCATCAGGTGTTTGGAATATAGTATTAGGCTTAATAATATCTATTTATATGTTAATAGATAAGGAAAAGTTCTGTGGACTTAGCAAAAAAGTAACTTATGCGATATTTAATAAAGCACGTGCTGACAAAGCTATTGAGTTAACAAATAGAGCTAATGATACATTTGGTAAGTTTTTAAGTGGAAAGATAATAGATTCAGCTATAATAGGTGTATTAACTTTCATTGTACTTACAATATTTAAAATGCCATATACATTACTTATATCAGTAATAATAGGTATAACTAACATAATACCATTCTTTGGGCCGTTCTTTGGAGCTATACCTTCAGTTATAATAATAATGTTTGTATCTCCAATTAAAGCATTATGGTTTATATTAATAATAATTATTATACAACAATTAGATGGTAATGTAATAGGACCTAAGATATTAGGAGATTCAATAGGAATATCAGCATTTTGGATATTATTCTCATTATTAGTAGCAGGAAAGTTATTAGGATTAGTTGGAATGATAATAGGCGTTCCTTTATTTGCTTGGCTATACTCTATAGTAAAAGAGATAGTGGAATATAGATTAAAGAAAAAAGGGCTGCCAGAAGATACAGAAAAATATATGTAA
- a CDS encoding NAD(P)H-dependent flavin oxidoreductase has product MKALKIGDLIAKVPIIQGGMGIGVSRSSLAAAVSRAGGIGVISGVQIGYDEKDFEYNPLRANLSALRSHIIKAKENSNKGIIGVNLMVAMNYYEEHVKEAISSGVDLIISGAGLPIKLPSLIKGSKVKIAPIVSTAKACSVILKMWDKKDKTTADLIIVEGPKAGGHLGYKKSELENIDSINYDKEFVDILKITKAYSVKYNKEIPVVAAGGIFSADDVLKYINLGASGVQVGTKFVATYECDASYEFKQTYINSTKDNINLVVSPVGMPGRAIHNKFIERNSISSPKITKCYNCLIPCNPKTTPYCISEALINAVKGDVDNGLLFCGENAYKVDKLSSVDEVIRELTSKL; this is encoded by the coding sequence ATTAAAGCATTAAAAATTGGAGATTTAATAGCTAAAGTTCCTATAATACAAGGTGGAATGGGTATAGGAGTATCTAGATCTTCCCTTGCAGCTGCTGTAAGTCGTGCTGGTGGTATAGGAGTTATATCTGGCGTACAAATTGGCTATGATGAAAAAGATTTTGAATATAACCCTCTAAGAGCTAACTTATCGGCCCTTAGAAGTCATATAATAAAAGCTAAAGAAAATTCTAATAAAGGAATAATAGGTGTTAATCTAATGGTAGCTATGAACTACTACGAAGAACATGTAAAGGAAGCTATTTCCTCTGGTGTTGACCTTATAATATCTGGGGCTGGTCTTCCTATTAAATTACCTTCTTTAATTAAAGGCTCTAAAGTAAAAATTGCACCAATAGTCTCAACTGCTAAAGCTTGTAGTGTTATCCTAAAAATGTGGGACAAAAAAGACAAAACTACAGCTGATTTAATAATAGTTGAAGGTCCAAAAGCTGGAGGTCATTTAGGTTACAAAAAAAGTGAACTAGAAAATATAGATAGCATTAATTATGATAAAGAATTTGTAGATATACTAAAAATTACCAAAGCTTATAGTGTTAAATATAATAAAGAAATACCAGTGGTAGCCGCTGGCGGCATATTCAGTGCTGATGATGTTTTAAAATATATAAATCTAGGTGCTAGTGGTGTACAAGTAGGTACAAAATTTGTTGCAACTTATGAGTGTGATGCATCTTATGAATTTAAACAAACCTATATAAATTCTACTAAAGACAATATAAATTTAGTTGTAAGTCCAGTTGGAATGCCTGGTCGTGCAATACACAATAAATTTATAGAACGTAATTCTATATCATCACCTAAAATAACTAAATGCTATAATTGTTTAATTCCTTGTAATCCTAAAACTACTCCTTATTGTATATCAGAAGCTCTTATAAATGCAGTAAAAGGAGATGTTGATAATGGATTGCTATTTTGTGGTGAAAATGCCTACAAAGTAGATAAATTATCTTCTGTTGATGAGGTTATAAGAGAATTAACTTCTAAGTTATAG
- a CDS encoding sel1 repeat family protein, translating to MRSTKFSIQNIKNIPKDPAIHHTKASLLEKMGKIDKAIEVYIKSAEEGYVKSQYALGNIFESRGQYNEAEKWYSMAFRNGQEEAALNLGNIYFISNAYEYSLYWYEKLAILGDLQAQNNLGVVHYKLKDYIRSEKWLKEAAKGNFGLACFNLGILYDKLGKKEESIEYYKKGSVLLNEESKYNLAIINYIDGDDKSAISLYKHLHKVGNLKGCFNIGLIMEINEEFEEAERYYIKSADKGCTKSQYRLAYIYDRDEDDKNAIEYYEESIKNGCALASYRLGNLYNRNNDIENAKKYYEIASNSDIIEAKNNLAGLYFEEEDYETAKKYYEECIEGGLIESIENMGDLYHKINDIDNAISCYRKIENKLSCQVKLGKIYEDKCDFEKALMWYKRASENQDVESSYKAGCIYEANNDIENAKKYFNIAILKNHINSRIHLGRIYFAEENYEEAKKMFETPANDSNIYSQHMLGLIYDIFYKDYTNSKYWYEKARNQKCEESIYNLGQLSLKLNEDEEAKKYYKEGFNLGNKKCEYMLAGIYYKKSLDMYKSLAEEEYDNSKQILKTMPDLSINFDEVLTPPFKEIDLNEEEEEYVPIYILEKDENLKLQFEKPLEEMIIDK from the coding sequence ATGAGAAGTACAAAATTTTCAATACAAAATATAAAAAATATTCCAAAAGACCCAGCAATACATCATACTAAAGCAAGTTTGCTTGAGAAAATGGGTAAAATAGATAAAGCTATAGAAGTATATATAAAATCTGCAGAAGAAGGATATGTAAAATCTCAATATGCATTAGGTAATATATTTGAATCTAGAGGTCAATACAATGAAGCAGAAAAGTGGTATTCTATGGCATTTAGGAATGGACAAGAAGAAGCTGCTCTTAATCTAGGCAATATATATTTTATATCTAATGCTTATGAATATTCACTTTATTGGTATGAAAAATTGGCTATTTTAGGAGATCTACAAGCCCAAAATAATTTAGGAGTTGTTCATTATAAGCTTAAAGATTATATAAGAAGTGAAAAGTGGTTAAAAGAAGCAGCTAAAGGTAATTTTGGTTTAGCTTGCTTTAATCTAGGTATACTTTATGATAAATTAGGAAAAAAAGAAGAATCTATTGAATATTATAAGAAGGGTTCAGTATTATTAAATGAAGAATCTAAGTATAATTTAGCGATAATAAACTATATAGATGGTGATGATAAGTCAGCAATAAGCTTATATAAACATTTACATAAAGTAGGAAATTTAAAAGGGTGCTTTAATATAGGTCTTATAATGGAGATTAATGAAGAATTTGAAGAGGCCGAAAGATATTATATAAAAAGTGCTGACAAAGGTTGTACAAAGTCTCAATATAGATTGGCATATATATATGATAGAGATGAAGATGATAAAAATGCTATAGAATATTATGAAGAAAGTATAAAAAATGGATGTGCTTTAGCAAGTTATAGATTAGGAAACTTATATAATAGAAATAATGATATAGAAAATGCTAAAAAGTATTATGAGATAGCATCAAATTCAGATATAATAGAAGCTAAAAATAATTTAGCAGGTTTATATTTTGAAGAAGAGGATTATGAAACAGCGAAAAAATATTATGAGGAATGTATAGAAGGAGGATTAATAGAATCTATTGAAAATATGGGTGATTTATATCATAAGATAAATGATATAGACAATGCCATATCTTGTTATAGAAAAATAGAAAATAAGTTATCATGTCAAGTTAAGCTTGGGAAGATATATGAAGATAAGTGTGATTTTGAGAAAGCTTTAATGTGGTATAAAAGAGCTAGTGAAAATCAAGATGTAGAATCTAGCTATAAAGCAGGATGTATATATGAAGCTAATAATGATATAGAAAATGCTAAGAAGTATTTTAATATTGCCATATTAAAAAATCACATAAATTCAAGAATACATTTAGGTAGAATATACTTTGCAGAAGAAAATTATGAAGAAGCAAAGAAAATGTTTGAAACACCAGCGAATGATTCAAATATATATTCACAACACATGCTAGGTCTTATATATGATATTTTCTATAAAGACTATACAAATTCAAAGTATTGGTACGAAAAGGCTAGAAACCAAAAGTGCGAAGAATCTATATATAACTTAGGGCAATTAAGTCTAAAATTAAATGAAGATGAAGAAGCTAAAAAATACTATAAAGAAGGTTTTAATTTAGGAAATAAAAAATGTGAATACATGCTAGCTGGTATATATTATAAGAAAAGTTTAGATATGTATAAAAGTCTAGCAGAAGAAGAATATGATAATTCTAAGCAAATATTAAAGACAATGCCAGATCTGAGCATAAACTTTGATGAAGTACTTACTCCGCCATTTAAAGAAATTGATTTAAATGAGGAAGAAGAAGAGTATGTACCAATATATATATTAGAAAAAGATGAGAATTTAAAATTACAATTTGAAAAACCATTAGAAGAAATGATAATAGATAAATAA
- a CDS encoding calcium/sodium antiporter — protein MNYILLIFGFLLLIKGAIYFVDGSSDIATILKIPPILIGLTIVAFGTSLPEVSVSIIASIDNQNGLSLGNIIGSNIFNILMVLGTTAFIKNLQVRKSIVKKEMPILIITSMIALYLSIDLTISRIDGMILLLLFLLFLYDMIKEALRNRNLSLKESYEFLEANTNIASISIDNSLAKSLLISGVGLIAIIIGGKMVVSCATNIAYSFGVSDHLIGISVVALGTSLPEFITSVIAATKGENDIAVGNVIGSNIFNILFILGASAFISPLSLEPALILDSIFMICAIILSYIFVVQDKEITKYESLFLITTYFIYMIYLVSR, from the coding sequence ATGAATTACATATTACTAATTTTCGGTTTTTTACTGCTTATAAAAGGGGCTATCTACTTTGTTGACGGTTCATCAGATATTGCCACTATACTAAAAATTCCTCCAATTTTAATTGGACTTACTATTGTAGCTTTTGGTACATCATTACCTGAAGTTTCAGTTAGTATAATAGCTTCTATAGATAATCAAAATGGTTTATCTCTAGGAAATATTATTGGCTCTAATATATTTAATATATTGATGGTTTTAGGTACAACTGCTTTTATTAAAAATTTACAGGTTAGAAAATCAATAGTAAAAAAGGAGATGCCAATACTTATAATTACCTCTATGATAGCTTTATACTTGTCAATAGACTTAACTATAAGTCGTATTGATGGTATGATACTTTTATTGTTATTTTTACTATTTTTATATGATATGATAAAAGAAGCATTAAGAAATAGAAACTTGTCACTAAAAGAAAGTTATGAATTTTTAGAAGCAAATACAAATATAGCCTCTATATCTATAGATAATTCTTTAGCTAAGTCTTTATTAATTTCAGGAGTTGGTCTTATAGCTATTATAATTGGTGGGAAAATGGTTGTAAGTTGTGCAACTAATATAGCTTATTCCTTTGGCGTAAGTGATCACTTAATTGGTATCTCAGTTGTAGCACTTGGTACTTCTTTACCAGAATTTATTACATCTGTTATTGCAGCCACTAAAGGTGAAAACGATATTGCTGTTGGGAATGTAATTGGTTCTAATATATTTAATATTTTATTTATTTTAGGTGCATCAGCATTTATCTCTCCTTTATCTCTAGAGCCTGCACTAATATTGGATAGTATATTTATGATATGCGCTATAATACTTTCTTATATATTTGTTGTTCAAGATAAAGAAATAACAAAGTACGAAAGTTTATTTTTAATAACTACATATTTTATATATATGATATATTTAGTTTCAAGGTAA
- a CDS encoding aldo/keto reductase, with translation MRYREIGNTGEKVSILGFGCMRFPLKDNKIDKKKSREMLIYAIDNGINYIDTAYPYHNGESEIFVGEVLKDGYREKVKLATKLPSWLVNKREDMYKYIYEQLEKLQTDYIDFYLIHNLNKKDYTRLKENGLFDFIKDIKERGIVKHIGFSFHDTLDVFKEIVDDYDWEFAQIQYNYIDEDYQAGTDGLMYAREKGLGIVIMEPLRGGALVNNLSSDITNIINNSLTSRNAVGWAFKFLYDKKEIDVVLSGMSSLEQVVENINIASKEGIKESMSKYEKETIKELRDMFKSKIRVNCTGCKYCIPCPNSVKIPNCFELLNNAFMFNDIGKNKEQYNMFLVGSGNDAKKCVECGLCEEKCPQHINIIEKLKEVKDTFK, from the coding sequence ATGAGATATAGAGAAATCGGAAATACTGGTGAAAAAGTGTCTATATTAGGATTTGGGTGTATGAGGTTTCCATTAAAGGATAATAAAATAGACAAGAAAAAATCAAGGGAAATGCTTATATATGCAATAGATAACGGTATAAATTATATAGATACAGCATACCCATATCATAATGGAGAAAGTGAAATATTTGTAGGAGAAGTATTAAAAGATGGATATAGAGAAAAGGTTAAATTAGCGACAAAGCTACCTTCATGGCTAGTAAATAAAAGAGAAGATATGTATAAATATATATATGAACAATTAGAAAAATTACAAACTGACTATATAGACTTTTATTTAATACATAATCTAAATAAGAAAGATTATACTAGATTAAAGGAAAATGGGTTATTTGATTTTATAAAAGATATAAAAGAAAGAGGAATAGTAAAACATATTGGTTTTTCATTTCATGATACATTAGATGTATTTAAAGAAATAGTAGATGACTATGACTGGGAATTTGCCCAGATACAGTATAATTACATAGATGAAGATTATCAGGCAGGTACAGATGGACTTATGTATGCTCGAGAAAAAGGATTAGGTATAGTTATAATGGAACCGCTTCGAGGAGGAGCATTAGTAAATAATTTATCTAGTGATATAACAAATATAATTAATAATAGCTTAACTAGTAGAAATGCTGTAGGATGGGCTTTTAAGTTTTTATATGATAAGAAAGAGATAGATGTAGTTTTAAGTGGAATGTCAAGTTTAGAACAAGTTGTAGAGAATATAAATATAGCTTCTAAGGAAGGTATAAAAGAATCTATGAGTAAATATGAAAAAGAAACGATAAAAGAGCTTAGAGATATGTTTAAATCCAAAATAAGAGTAAATTGTACTGGATGTAAATATTGTATACCATGTCCAAACAGTGTTAAAATACCAAACTGCTTTGAATTATTAAATAATGCATTCATGTTTAATGATATAGGAAAAAATAAAGAACAATACAATATGTTTTTAGTAGGGTCGGGAAATGATGCAAAAAAATGTGTAGAATGTGGATTATGTGAAGAGAAATGTCCTCAACATATAAATATAATAGAAAAGTTAAAAGAAGTTAAAGATACATTTAAATGA